AACAATCGGTGGGGGATCGTCCCGACCAGAGGCGCAGATCGATTATCACACATCTCGCTTGCACGGCCAAAGCCTCTCCACACATCGCTCTGGTATAACCTTGCAGTCACTCGCTAGAGTTATCACCGGATCGTCTTTGGAGATGTGTCTGCTATGTCGGATATCCAGGGATTCGCGGCCCACGCCGCCGGAGCCCAACTACTCCCTTTCCGCTACTCTCCCGGCGAGCTCGGGCCCTATGACGTCGAAGTCCGCGTCTCACACTGCGGCGTCTGCCACTCCGACGTCCACCTGATCGACAACGACTGGGGCATCTCCCGCTTCCCGCTCGTCCCCGGCCACGAGATCATCGGCACTGTCACCGCGCTCGGCTCCGCCGTCCACGGCCCTACCGTCGGGCAGCGCGTCGGCATTGGCTGGCAGGCAGACTCCTGCGGTATCTGCGAGTGGTGCCGCTCCGGCGAAGAGCATCTCTGCCCCAAGGCCCAACCCACCTGCGTCGGCCGCCACGGCGGCTTCGCCTCCTCCGTTCGCGCCAACAGCCGCTTCGCCATCCCCGTCCCAGAGGCACTCGACAGCGTCAATGCCGCCCCGCTCCTCTGTGGCGGAGTCACCGTCTATGCCCCGCTCCGCAATCACGGAGCCCGCCCCGCCTCACGCGTCGGCGTCATCGGCATCGGCGGCCTCGGCCATCTCGCCATCCAGTTCGCCCGCGCCTTCGGTTCCGAGGTCGTCGCCTTCTCTTCTTCCAAAGACAAGGAAGCCGAAGCCCATTCCCTCGGCGCCCACGCCTTCGTCAACACTCGCGAGACCTCAGCGGTCAAAAAGCACGCCCGCTCCCTCGACCTCATCCTCTCCACAGTCTCGGGCGACCAGGACCTCCATTACTTCATCGAAGCCCTCCGCCCCAAAGGCACGCTCGTCATCCTCGGAGCCGGCCCCTCGCCGCTTCAGGTCCCCGGCGCCGGCCTCATCAGCAACAATCTCACGGTCGCCGGCTCCAGCATCGGCAGCCCCCGCGACCTCCGCGAGATGCTCGAAGTCGCCGCCCGCCACAACATCCAGGCCGTCACCGAGCGCTTCCCCATGAAGGACGCCAACACGGCCGTCTCCCGCGTCAAGAAAAACCAGGTCCGCTACCGCGCGGTCCTCACCCCGTAGATCCTAATCTCTGGACACCCCGTAGATCCTCATCTCTGGATTCTTACGCCACAGATCCTCACCGTCTGGATCAACGAATCACCGTCATCCTGAGCGAAGTCGCGCTTGTGCGACGAAGTCGAAGGATCCCGAGCGTGATCGCACGCCCCATGCCGCTTGCACCTTCTTCCGATAGCACGCAGGTCTTAACTCGCAACTCAAAACTGAAAACTCGAAACTGAACCAGACCCGCCTTTGCTTTTGCTCTTGCCGTTGCCTTTGCCGTTGCTTTTGCTCTTGCCGTTGCCTTTGCCGTTGCTTTCGCTCTTGCCGTTGCTTTTCTTTCTGTCATCCCCGAAGGGGATCTGCTTTTGTTCTTGTATTGGCTTCCAGGTACCCCGAGCCTTCAGGCTCGGGTATCTTAGCCAACACCCAAAAGGGGGCTTTAGCCCCTGAGGTATGCTGCCCGCATCCCGTGACTCTCACCGCGCGTCCACATCCGACAAGATCCGCGACTTCACTTCCAGCCTGTGATAATTCCGATACTCCGCCCGAAAAGACCACATGGTCCATCCGCTCGTATCGCGCGAATCAATCGTCGACGGCATCCAGAACGTATCTCCATCCAGCACCACAGGCGCATAGTCCACCGTGAGCTCCCGCCTCCCAATGACCGGCGAATCATCCCATGTTCCCTGAACGATGAGGTGTCGCGGCGTGGTCAACTCCAGGTGCGTGATCTCCATCGATGCAGGATCGACGAACACCAGCCCCTTGCTCTTCTCTTGCAAAAGACAATCGCCAGGGTTCGGAGGATCGCGAACCGTAGCAAACCGGATAACGTAAAGCTGGTTCGCGCCCTTCTCCTTGCTCCGTTCCAACGTGTACTTCATGCACTGCCGTTGTTCGACCGAAACAACCGCGAGCCCACCCTCAAACACCCCGCTCAGCATCGAGGGGCCCTTCATCGCCTGCGAAGTCGCCGGCTTCCCATTGACGCTCTTAATCTCACGCGACTCCACAAGACTCATCGAATGGTTAGCGTCCGCAACGCGCTTCAAGCGAAAGGTGGAATCAGTGACGGTGGCCTGACCGTGCGAACCCGCCCCGGCCTGCGAGACCACATGCTCATCGCAGAAGAGGCTGGGAACACCAGCGTCATACCGCTTCAAATTCACTTCCAGCCGCCCGAGAATCTCATCCAGCGTCGGCGTCTTCTTCTGTTGCGCACCCATCCCACCCGAAAATCCCAGAACTGCAATCAACGATATAGCTGGCGTTAACCCTCGAATCTTCAGGCGTCGAGCCACTTGACAAACCCCTGTCCAGAATAGCGGTATTAGTTTTGGTCCCGTCCGCCGAACTCTGAACCCGACCCAGCCAACTCCTTTGAATCCAAGACTTTACATCTATCTGCCCTCCTAAGTCATTACAAATCAAGACTTTGCAAAATGGACGACAAATAAAGTCCAAGCCTAAGTTCCCTGTTCTGAAGACTTTGCGCAAAATACCGGGGGAGGGGCTATCCTGCCTCAGATGCGTTTCGAACTCTTCATCGCGGCCCGTTATCTCCGAGCTCGCCGCCGTCAGGCAGTGGTCGGATTAGTCACCGCGATATCGGTCCTGGGCATAGCCGCCGGAGTCGCCGCACTGATCATCGCCCTGGCAATCACCAACGGCATGCGCCGCGACCTCCAGCAGCGCCTGGTAGGCGCCCTCGCCCACGTGGAGCTCATGCGGTCCGCCGGCGACGGCATCCGCGACTGGCGCCCCCTCATGCAGCGTCTCTCCACCCAGCCCCACGTCACCGCCGTAGCCCCCGGCATCTACGGTCAGGTGCTCATCTCCCGTGGCGCCCGCTCCGGCGGCGCCCTCATCAAAGGAATTTTGCCGCAGGACGAACTCCGCGTCGGCAACCTCCTCCAGGCCGTGAAGCAAGGCTCCTACTCCGACCTGAATCCAGTCGCGAGTCCAGATGCGGTGCCCCCGCCGGTCGTCCTTGGAAATGAACTCGCCCTCACCCTCGGCGCCGGCGTCGGTGACACAGTGTTGGTTACCAGTCCGCAGGGCGAGCTCACGCCTCTTGGTCTGGTGCCGCGATATGAGCGATTTCGTGTCGCCGGGATCTTTGACTCAGGCTTTTATCAGTACGACTCCGCGTACGCCTTCATGAGACTTGCCGATGCGCAGCACCTGTTCTCAGAGCCGGATCTGATCTCGGTGCTGAGTTTCAAACTGGATGACCTCTATCGCGCGCCGGAGGTTGCAAAAGACCTCGAGTTCGCGGCAGGGCCCGGATTTCAAGCGACCACATGGATCGATCAGAATCGCGAATTGTTCCGCGCGTTGAAGCTCGAGCAGGTGGTGACATTCATCATCCTCGCGCTGATCGTCGTCATCGCCGCGCTGAACATCCTCATCGCACTCACCATGATGGTGATGGAGAAATCCCGTGACATCGCGGTGCTCATGAGCTTCGGTGTATCCAGCGCGCAGGTGCGGCGAATTTTCCTGCTCGAAGGGCTGCTCATCTCCGTGATAGGCAGCCTGCTCGGATTGGCCGTCGGTTACACCGGAAGCCTGCTTGGAGCGCACTACAGATTCATTCCGCTCGATCCGAGCGTGTATTCGATCAGCTATCTTCCGTTCGCTCCTCGTATGACCGATGCCCTGATTGTCCTTGCCGTTTCGCTTGGTCTCTCGCTCCTTGCAACACTGTATCCCTCGCACACGGCCGCGAGTATTCTTCCGGCCGAAGCGTTGCGTTACGAGTAAGAAGTATTCTGGCTGTCAGAGGTCTTCTATGCCGCGTCTTCCCTATCCCAAGCTCGCGCCTGAAGCGTATCGCTCGCTTGTATCTCTCGGACATTACCTGCGCACGGCGACATCACTTGACGCTGGACTACTGGGATTAGTTGACCTCCGCGCATCGCAACTGAATCGCTGTGGCTTCTGCATCGGTATGCACACGCAGGAGCTGAAGCATGCCAACGAGCCGGACTCCCGGATCAACGCCGTGGCAAACTGGCGCGAGTCGGATGCGTTTACTCCGCGGGAGCGCGCGGCCCTGGCGTGGACCGAGGAGATAACGAATATTCAGGATGGACACGCATCCGACGAGGCCTACGCGGCAGTCAGCGAGTACTTCAAGGACAAGGACCTCGTAGACCTGACGTTCGCCATCGCGACGATGAATGCATGGAATCGGCTTGGCATTGCGTTCGGGGCGGAGTGGAACCCAGCGATACGGCCGGGCGGGGACCAGCCGCAGGAGCCTGTAGCAGCGAACTCTCTGTGACGCCATGAAAAATTGCGACGAGTTGCTGTGCGCCTTCGGGCTGAGGAAGACATATCCATCTGTCGAACCTGGGACGCCGGATCTCGAGCTCTTCCGCGATCTCAACCTGCAGGTGGAGGCGGGTGAGATGGTGGCGATCATCGGCGAGTCGGGCGCGGGAAAGAGCACGTTGTTGCACATTCTGGCGGCACTCGACACTCCAACTGCGGGCGAGGTTTGGTGCGGTTTCACGCATGTGACGGGACTGTCGAAGGCAGAGGCCTCCGCCTTCCGTAACCGGGAGATTGGGTACGTCTGGCAGTTTCACTACTTACTGCCGGAGTTCACTGCGGTTGAGAACGTCGCGCTGCCGCTGCTTGCGAGAGGTGTGCCTCAGGCGGAAGCGATGCAGCTGGCGGCAAGCTGGCTGGAACGTGTGGGGCTGAGCGGGCGCTCCGCGAACCGGTCTGGAGAGTTGTCCGGCGGCGAACAGCAGAGGGTGTCGATCGCGCGCGCCCTGGTGACGCAGCCGAAGGTGCTGCTTGCGGATGAGCCGACTGGAGATCTGGACGCCGGCACAGCGGACCGGGTATTCGCCCTGGTTCAACAATTGCATCGCGAACACGGGCTGACGAGCGTGATCGTCACGCACAATACAGAGTTCGCCCGCCGTTGTGACCGCGTGATGAAACTCAGCGCGGGAACACTGATCGCTCTCCCGTAATTTTCAGCCGTTCAGGTGCAGCACCCGAGGGCGCGAAATCCAGCTCATTCATAGGATTAGGTTCCCCGATCGCCGCGATCAGCTTTTCCGAAACGACCGCTTCGGCGATGAGGACGGTGCAGCAGGCGAGATAGGGGATGAGTTCTCCGTAGATACGAATCTCGATGATGACGCCGAAGATCATCATGAACACGAACCAGACGGCGAGGCCCCAAAGCCATGTCCGAAGCAGTCTGTCCGTCAGATATCTGCGGTAAAGGACAATGACCGGGATCATGAATGCGCCCGTAGACGCAAGTTGCGGCCAGCTCAGAGGGGACAAGAGCAGAAAGACGTTGTTCTTCCATCGCGCCATGGACGCTGTCGGGTTATGGGCGAAGTGGCGGGTGATAAATACGTGCCAGGCGCCCCAGGCAACTGCCATCGCCACAATCGTTGTGATGTCTACCAGCAGCCTGCGTTTGGATGTGTATCGCCCGGAGTAGTCCAGTATGAGCCTAAGTGCATAAAAAACCAATAACATCAGGCTGGTTTCACGGTTAACTGTCGCAATCAGGAAGATTGCGCAGAAGGCGAGGACATTGCTTCTCCTATAGAGGAGCAGCAGCCCCGCTCCGAACAGTGCCACACTCGGCAGATCGTAGAAGTACCGCACGTGATAGGTGAATGAGAGCCCGTACGTTGCAAGGATCATCACCAGCGTGAGGGGGTAAACGGCAAAACGGAATATTCCCCTCGGCGATGCGAGATCATAGAGCTTTCTCGCGATAAGTCCAATGCACACAACGCTACAGACATCGATCGCGGCCTGGACGATCCCCTCAGCACTAATACCTCTGTCAAACCAGACGGCAGTTTTCCCCGTACTGAGCCACTCGGCGAACCTGTTCAGCCCTTGGCTCTGATGTGCCCAGCGCAGCGGAAACATCATCAGTACGCGAGTCTGGTAGGGTGTCTGCTCTAATCCGGCCTCATACCGGCTGGGTATAAGCGACGAATGTACCCAAATGAGGTAGAACCATACGAACTGAACCGTAGCCAGCCCATTCAGGGCAATCTCCACCAGAGAGCCGAGCCCGCGGAAACGCGATCGCACATCAGGTTGAATGTCGTGCATGCTATGAAACGTCTCCGAATAAGCGAGGGGTAGAAAATACAACTGGCGCAGTATAACGGACCCTTCAGGCCGGTCCAGGCTGGAACGCGAACTAGTTCTGGACGGCCGTCGTCACAAAGAGCACAATTCCGGTTTGCGACGGTTTTCCCACAGAGGCATCAAACGGGTAGCTCTTTTTGTACGTTTGTGGGGTGGCACTGGACCGCACTTCTACAGATACACTAGGGGCACTTCAACCACCCTGGCTGCCTTCGAGGCACTCAGTTCTTTTGCCGCAGAGTAACGCGGCGTCGGCCACGGTCCAGAGGCGCTCCGGCGCTCACCCGAGAACCGGAGCGTAGTTCGAAGGGGGAGCATGTTCGAACGCTACACAGAAAAGGCG
This Acidobacteriaceae bacterium DNA region includes the following protein-coding sequences:
- a CDS encoding NAD(P)-dependent alcohol dehydrogenase, which gives rise to MSDIQGFAAHAAGAQLLPFRYSPGELGPYDVEVRVSHCGVCHSDVHLIDNDWGISRFPLVPGHEIIGTVTALGSAVHGPTVGQRVGIGWQADSCGICEWCRSGEEHLCPKAQPTCVGRHGGFASSVRANSRFAIPVPEALDSVNAAPLLCGGVTVYAPLRNHGARPASRVGVIGIGGLGHLAIQFARAFGSEVVAFSSSKDKEAEAHSLGAHAFVNTRETSAVKKHARSLDLILSTVSGDQDLHYFIEALRPKGTLVILGAGPSPLQVPGAGLISNNLTVAGSSIGSPRDLREMLEVAARHNIQAVTERFPMKDANTAVSRVKKNQVRYRAVLTP
- a CDS encoding ABC transporter permease translates to MRFELFIAARYLRARRRQAVVGLVTAISVLGIAAGVAALIIALAITNGMRRDLQQRLVGALAHVELMRSAGDGIRDWRPLMQRLSTQPHVTAVAPGIYGQVLISRGARSGGALIKGILPQDELRVGNLLQAVKQGSYSDLNPVASPDAVPPPVVLGNELALTLGAGVGDTVLVTSPQGELTPLGLVPRYERFRVAGIFDSGFYQYDSAYAFMRLADAQHLFSEPDLISVLSFKLDDLYRAPEVAKDLEFAAGPGFQATTWIDQNRELFRALKLEQVVTFIILALIVVIAALNILIALTMMVMEKSRDIAVLMSFGVSSAQVRRIFLLEGLLISVIGSLLGLAVGYTGSLLGAHYRFIPLDPSVYSISYLPFAPRMTDALIVLAVSLGLSLLATLYPSHTAASILPAEALRYE
- a CDS encoding carboxymuconolactone decarboxylase family protein, producing MPRLPYPKLAPEAYRSLVSLGHYLRTATSLDAGLLGLVDLRASQLNRCGFCIGMHTQELKHANEPDSRINAVANWRESDAFTPRERAALAWTEEITNIQDGHASDEAYAAVSEYFKDKDLVDLTFAIATMNAWNRLGIAFGAEWNPAIRPGGDQPQEPVAANSL
- a CDS encoding ABC transporter ATP-binding protein, with amino-acid sequence MKNCDELLCAFGLRKTYPSVEPGTPDLELFRDLNLQVEAGEMVAIIGESGAGKSTLLHILAALDTPTAGEVWCGFTHVTGLSKAEASAFRNREIGYVWQFHYLLPEFTAVENVALPLLARGVPQAEAMQLAASWLERVGLSGRSANRSGELSGGEQQRVSIARALVTQPKVLLADEPTGDLDAGTADRVFALVQQLHREHGLTSVIVTHNTEFARRCDRVMKLSAGTLIALP